In one Pseudomonas fitomaticsae genomic region, the following are encoded:
- a CDS encoding arylsulfatase has product MPQRPNFLVILADDLGFSDIGAFGGEIATPNLDALANNGLRLTDFHTAPTCSPTRSMLLTGTDHHIAGIGTMAETLTPELIGKPGYEGYLNDRVVALPELLREAGYQTLMSGKWHLGLTAELAPHARGFERSFSLLPGAANHYGFEPTYDEHTPGLLKSTPALYIEDDTFIDELPKDFYSSDAFGDKLLQYLKERDQSRPFFAYLPFSAPHWPLQAPADIVEKYRGRYDAGPEVLRLERLEKLKSLGLIEPDVEPHPLIQLTAQWAALSNEQKQISARAMEVYAAMVERMDWNIGRVVDYLRQQGQLDNTFILFMSDNGAEGALLEAFPKFGPELVTYLSQHYDNSLDNIGRANSYVWYGPNWAQVATAPSRLFKAFTTEGGIRVPALLHYPQLPLKGQISHGFGTVMDITPTILDLAGVRHPGKQWHGKPVAPLRGKSWLGFLSGETAQVHDEHTVTGWELFGRRAIRQGQWKAVWIPGPVGPATWQLYDLGSDPGEIHDLASSQPQKLEALIEHWQRYVEETGVILSESPFQPD; this is encoded by the coding sequence ATGCCGCAACGTCCCAACTTTCTGGTGATTCTGGCCGATGACCTCGGCTTCTCCGACATCGGTGCCTTCGGCGGCGAAATCGCCACGCCGAACCTCGATGCCCTGGCCAACAACGGCTTGCGCCTGACCGATTTTCATACCGCACCAACCTGCTCGCCGACCCGCTCGATGCTGCTCACCGGCACTGATCACCATATCGCCGGCATCGGCACCATGGCCGAAACCCTGACCCCGGAACTGATCGGCAAACCGGGTTACGAGGGCTACCTCAACGACCGTGTCGTCGCGTTGCCGGAGTTGCTGCGCGAGGCCGGTTACCAGACGTTGATGAGCGGCAAATGGCACCTGGGCCTGACCGCCGAACTGGCGCCCCACGCCCGTGGTTTCGAGCGCTCATTCTCGCTGTTGCCCGGCGCGGCGAATCACTACGGATTCGAACCGACCTACGATGAACACACGCCCGGCCTGCTGAAATCCACTCCGGCGCTGTACATCGAGGACGACACATTCATCGACGAATTGCCGAAGGATTTCTATTCCTCCGACGCCTTCGGCGACAAGCTGTTGCAGTACCTCAAGGAGCGTGACCAGAGCCGGCCGTTCTTCGCGTACCTGCCGTTTTCCGCGCCGCACTGGCCGTTGCAGGCGCCCGCCGACATCGTCGAAAAATACCGTGGCCGCTACGACGCGGGGCCGGAAGTGCTACGCCTCGAGCGTCTGGAAAAACTCAAATCGCTGGGATTGATCGAGCCGGATGTCGAACCGCATCCGCTGATCCAGCTGACCGCGCAGTGGGCCGCGTTGAGTAATGAGCAGAAGCAGATTTCCGCGCGGGCGATGGAGGTCTACGCCGCGATGGTCGAGCGCATGGACTGGAACATCGGTCGCGTCGTCGATTACCTGCGCCAGCAGGGCCAGCTCGACAACACCTTCATCCTGTTCATGTCCGACAACGGTGCCGAAGGCGCGCTGCTGGAGGCCTTCCCGAAATTCGGTCCGGAGTTGGTGACGTATCTGAGCCAGCATTACGACAACAGCCTCGACAACATCGGCCGCGCCAATTCCTACGTCTGGTACGGCCCGAACTGGGCGCAGGTGGCGACCGCGCCGTCACGCCTGTTCAAGGCGTTCACCACCGAGGGCGGGATTCGCGTTCCGGCGCTGCTGCACTATCCGCAACTGCCGCTGAAGGGGCAGATCAGCCATGGTTTCGGCACGGTGATGGACATCACGCCGACCATCCTCGATCTGGCCGGCGTGCGCCATCCGGGCAAGCAGTGGCACGGCAAACCGGTGGCGCCGTTGCGTGGTAAGTCGTGGCTGGGTTTCCTGTCCGGCGAGACAGCGCAGGTGCATGACGAACACACCGTCACCGGCTGGGAATTGTTCGGACGCCGGGCGATTCGGCAGGGGCAGTGGAAGGCGGTGTGGATTCCCGGGCCGGTGGGGCCGGCGACCTGGCAGCTTTATGATCTGGGGAGTGATCCGGGGGAGATTCATGATTTGGCGTCGAGTCAGCCGCAGAAGCTTGAAGCGCTGATCGAGCATTGGCAGCGGTATGTGGAGGAGACCGGGGTGATTTTGAGTGAGTCGCCGTTTCAGCCGGATTGA
- a CDS encoding ABC transporter ATP-binding protein, with the protein MNAPIVSFNHVGKSFDVDGFELEAIREFNLDIAEGEFVAIVGSSGCGKSTLLRLLVGLDTQFRGQITVDGKAVSGIGGERGIVFQEHRLFPWLTVADNIGLGLVNEPLAASEKQQRINDFIELVGLRDFTRAYPHQLSGGMAQRVAIARGLVASPRILLLDEPFGALDALTRQQMQDELLAIRERAKITTILVTHDVEEAIFLADRVVVMEPRPGRIKQVVDIALPHPRQRSSFDFHQLREELLHELTSDDHYQPSAPVQIRDLPLSFIAC; encoded by the coding sequence ATGAACGCACCGATTGTCAGCTTCAACCATGTAGGCAAATCCTTCGACGTCGACGGTTTCGAACTGGAGGCGATTCGCGAATTCAACCTCGACATTGCCGAGGGCGAATTCGTCGCCATCGTCGGCTCCAGCGGCTGCGGCAAATCCACCCTGCTGCGTTTGCTGGTGGGCCTCGACACCCAGTTTCGCGGGCAGATCACGGTCGATGGCAAAGCCGTCAGCGGGATCGGTGGCGAGCGCGGCATCGTGTTTCAGGAACACCGTTTATTCCCGTGGCTGACGGTGGCCGACAACATCGGCCTGGGCCTGGTCAACGAGCCGCTGGCTGCCTCCGAAAAGCAGCAACGCATCAACGACTTCATCGAACTGGTAGGCCTGCGCGACTTCACCCGCGCCTACCCACACCAACTCTCCGGTGGCATGGCCCAGCGCGTGGCGATTGCTCGCGGGCTGGTGGCGAGCCCACGGATCCTGTTACTCGACGAACCTTTCGGCGCCCTCGACGCGCTGACCCGCCAGCAGATGCAGGACGAGCTGCTGGCGATTCGCGAGCGGGCGAAGATCACCACGATTCTGGTCACCCACGATGTCGAGGAAGCGATTTTCCTCGCCGACCGCGTGGTGGTGATGGAACCGCGCCCCGGCCGGATCAAACAGGTGGTGGACATCGCCCTGCCCCATCCGCGCCAGCGCAGCAGTTTCGACTTCCACCAGCTGCGCGAAGAACTGCTGCACGAGCTGACCAGTGACGACCATTACCAACCGAGCGCACCGGTGCAGATCCGCGATCTGCCGCTGTCGTTCATTGCCTGCTGA